In Wolinella succinogenes DSM 1740, a single genomic region encodes these proteins:
- a CDS encoding methyl-accepting chemotaxis protein, with the protein MNDMTLGAKIKLGFGLILAITLLLGMIGIYNMKGGERIANELANIQVPEANGAVQVLVATDALRYHMRGYLLGDNAADLKRAKESFVALQKALAGAKALGEKYHLSELLKKEVTASEAVKRFGLATEKIEALAQRRFNADNAMVESARVLTENIDAYTKAQFQLMRQELGEGASRDKTQNRLQKIQEISQMVAYITNARVLGQRAQVIRDPSVLQTAASQFAPVYGLLDSLKRDTHRIENQRQLETIERAAKSYEQAIRDFIVINQEVTNERTVMINLADEVATLSEEIVTTSLQETTSLSNETASSLTVASSIMIFGLVIAILLGIALSFFIVRSITKPIIEAVRTISDANSQVVSASDQIADSSTSLAEGSSEQASAVEQVSATIEESTAINNQNAENGKEADMLAKSANESAKRGNERVQQLMVAMNKITDSSQKIAKIIKTIDEIAFQTNLLALNAAVEAARAGEHGLGFAVVADEVKNLAQRSAEAAKETAAIIEDAIEEIKGGNQIAKETNESFTEILDKVKKTSDLIGEISISIREQAEGMNQIATAMGQVDQVTQQNAANSEEAAAAAEELNAQAIAMMQSTQNIAKIVGLAMDNLFTTHTKAAPTKPSSSISPKLKQIPHAKTELKRSVPSFPKKERRSKEDEIFPLDADDLKEF; encoded by the coding sequence ATGAATGATATGACACTAGGGGCCAAAATCAAGCTGGGCTTTGGACTGATTCTTGCCATCACTCTTCTACTCGGAATGATCGGAATCTACAACATGAAAGGTGGCGAGCGTATTGCCAACGAATTGGCTAATATTCAAGTGCCCGAAGCCAACGGGGCGGTGCAAGTCTTAGTCGCAACCGACGCTTTGCGCTATCACATGAGGGGATATCTTCTTGGCGATAACGCCGCTGACTTAAAGCGCGCCAAGGAGAGTTTTGTCGCCCTCCAAAAGGCTCTTGCGGGAGCCAAAGCATTGGGTGAAAAATATCATCTCTCTGAGCTTCTCAAAAAGGAGGTAACCGCCTCTGAGGCCGTAAAGCGTTTTGGCTTAGCCACCGAAAAGATAGAGGCTCTAGCGCAGAGACGCTTTAATGCCGATAACGCCATGGTTGAGAGCGCACGAGTCTTGACCGAAAATATCGACGCTTACACCAAGGCTCAATTCCAACTCATGCGCCAAGAATTGGGCGAGGGAGCCTCTAGGGATAAAACCCAAAACCGCCTCCAAAAAATCCAAGAGATCTCTCAGATGGTCGCCTATATCACCAACGCCAGAGTTCTTGGCCAGCGCGCTCAGGTGATTAGAGATCCTAGCGTCCTCCAGACTGCCGCCTCCCAGTTTGCCCCCGTCTATGGCTTGCTTGATTCCTTAAAGCGAGACACCCACCGAATCGAGAACCAAAGACAGCTAGAAACGATTGAGCGTGCGGCCAAAAGCTATGAGCAAGCCATTCGAGATTTTATCGTGATCAACCAAGAGGTCACCAACGAACGCACAGTGATGATCAATTTGGCTGATGAAGTGGCAACCCTCTCTGAAGAGATTGTGACCACATCCCTCCAAGAGACCACCAGCTTAAGCAACGAGACCGCCAGCTCCCTCACGGTGGCTTCGAGCATTATGATCTTTGGCCTAGTGATCGCCATCCTCCTTGGCATAGCCTTAAGCTTCTTTATTGTCCGAAGCATCACCAAACCCATCATCGAAGCCGTCCGCACCATCAGCGACGCCAACTCTCAGGTGGTCAGTGCCTCCGATCAAATCGCTGATTCTTCGACCTCGCTAGCCGAAGGCTCTAGTGAACAGGCAAGCGCCGTGGAGCAGGTGAGCGCTACGATTGAAGAGAGCACCGCCATCAACAACCAAAATGCTGAGAATGGCAAAGAGGCTGATATGCTTGCCAAATCGGCCAACGAATCGGCCAAGCGAGGCAATGAGCGAGTCCAACAGCTCATGGTCGCGATGAATAAAATCACCGATTCGAGTCAAAAAATCGCCAAAATCATCAAGACCATTGACGAGATTGCTTTCCAAACCAATCTTCTTGCCCTCAATGCAGCCGTTGAAGCCGCCAGAGCAGGTGAGCACGGCTTGGGCTTTGCCGTGGTCGCTGATGAAGTGAAGAATCTCGCCCAAAGAAGCGCTGAAGCCGCCAAAGAGACCGCCGCCATTATTGAGGATGCGATCGAGGAAATCAAGGGCGGGAATCAGATTGCCAAAGAGACCAATGAGAGCTTCACTGAGATTCTTGATAAGGTGAAAAAGACCTCCGATCTCATCGGTGAGATCTCTATCTCCATCAGAGAACAGGCCGAGGGGATGAATCAGATCGCCACGGCTATGGGCCAGGTTGATCAAGTCACCCAGCAAAATGCCGCCAATTCTGAAGAAGCCGCGGCGGCTGCCGAAGAGCTCAACGCTCAGGCCATCGCTATGATGCAGAGCACCCAAAATATCGCCAAGATCGTGGGGCTAGCCATGGATAATCTCTTCACCACTCACACTAAGGCCGCCCCCACCAAGCCCTCCTCCTCTATAAGCCCCAAGCTCAAACAGATTCCTCACGCTAAGACTGAGCTCAAACGAAGCGTTCCCTCTTTCCCCAAAAAGGAGCGCCGTTCCAAAGAGGATGAGATTTTCCCTTTGGATGCCGATGACCTGAAGGAGTTCTAA
- a CDS encoding chemotaxis protein CheW: MKSLHGELSDSKRYLFFFLEGERFGMDISFVQEIVRFQNCIPLPKAPDYFLGMMNLRGKNIPILHLAKRLGFSHEALHDHPVVILAKLQGKEAGLLVDRVDEVGGVGEEILSQGTIHSLCETFTQGIAKDQHLQKAVILLKTEALLEDLALDTKQTTSPL; the protein is encoded by the coding sequence ATGAAGAGCCTCCATGGAGAACTCTCAGACTCCAAACGATACCTGTTCTTCTTCTTGGAAGGGGAGCGTTTTGGCATGGATATCTCCTTTGTTCAGGAGATTGTACGCTTTCAAAACTGCATCCCCTTGCCCAAAGCTCCCGACTATTTTTTGGGGATGATGAATCTCCGAGGCAAAAACATTCCAATTCTCCATCTTGCGAAGCGACTTGGATTTTCCCACGAGGCTCTTCATGATCACCCTGTGGTGATTCTTGCCAAACTTCAAGGCAAAGAGGCGGGGCTTTTGGTGGATCGCGTGGATGAGGTTGGAGGAGTGGGAGAAGAGATACTCTCCCAAGGGACAATCCACTCCCTTTGTGAAACATTCACCCAAGGAATCGCCAAGGATCAACACCTCCAAAAGGCGGTCATCCTACTCAAAACCGAGGCTCTATTAGAAGATCTCGCATTAGATACAAAACAAACCACATCACCACTTTAG
- a CDS encoding phosphatase has translation MIGIDLGSNTLRAVSLDAKFERKGAFERIVRTAEGLDQSGLISPNALERILSALAELRERFDLSEPYEAVATAALRRAKNQKEILLALEKRGGIAFRVIDAQEEATLTALAAQGALKRLGIEQEFVMVDIGGSSTEVLFFRRGEMISQSFEMGILTFKERYGISHGLESKLYEIGSEIKEFARDMIHSGFKPELFVGVGGTPATLASLKAGMSYASYDYQKIEGMKLTPPLIKKELEKLLRLPLKERERLAGAGKSELLEVGVKIFETLFLALGFRECLIVDDSLREGVAISALKKATQQN, from the coding sequence TTGATTGGCATTGACCTAGGAAGCAACACACTAAGGGCGGTCTCTCTAGACGCCAAATTCGAGCGAAAAGGTGCCTTTGAACGAATCGTGAGAACCGCCGAGGGACTCGATCAAAGCGGCCTTATCTCCCCTAACGCCTTAGAGAGAATCTTAAGTGCCCTCGCTGAGCTTCGCGAGCGCTTCGACCTAAGCGAGCCCTATGAAGCGGTCGCCACCGCCGCACTTCGCCGTGCAAAGAATCAAAAAGAGATTCTCCTAGCCCTAGAAAAAAGAGGGGGAATCGCCTTTCGCGTGATTGACGCCCAAGAGGAGGCAACCCTCACCGCTCTAGCTGCCCAAGGAGCTTTGAAGCGCCTAGGGATTGAGCAAGAATTTGTCATGGTCGACATCGGCGGGAGCTCGACGGAAGTTCTCTTTTTTCGGCGAGGAGAGATGATCTCTCAAAGCTTTGAGATGGGAATTCTCACCTTCAAAGAGCGTTATGGAATCTCCCATGGACTAGAGAGCAAGCTCTATGAAATCGGCTCTGAGATCAAAGAGTTTGCTAGGGATATGATTCATAGCGGATTCAAACCTGAGCTTTTTGTGGGCGTAGGGGGGACACCTGCAACTCTGGCAAGCCTCAAAGCGGGAATGAGCTACGCAAGCTACGACTATCAAAAAATCGAAGGGATGAAGCTCACGCCCCCCTTAATCAAAAAGGAGCTAGAGAAGCTCCTTCGGCTCCCCCTCAAAGAGCGAGAGCGCCTCGCTGGAGCGGGAAAATCAGAACTCCTTGAGGTAGGGGTGAAAATTTTTGAGACGCTTTTCCTCGCTTTAGGCTTTAGAGAGTGTCTGATTGTGGATGATAGTCTAAGGGAAGGAGTGGCGATCTCCGCCCTAAAAAAGGCCACTCAACAAAATTGA
- a CDS encoding AEC family transporter, with translation MQAALVTMGIIYLFAVLGFWAKRRFKERFHEATLTLVVVYLLHPFLAFWGLTRQSLSYESFSLPVIYFVIITVVSFLSLGLGKIYLQDPKDQSILAVNSVAGNVANIGIPLVLAVLGEEGVYHASLLTIANIFYLYTFGVFFYSRGSFSLKESFFNIFKLPVIWASMAAIFVNYFELPIPSSAQAPLQMGAYAGLVIQLILFGAYLCRIDFQQTNQQLLWMSTGIKTFVLPLASCFIIVLLPLSPVAKVVLFLELAVPMAVNNVNLASLYDCKPKQVAIGVLASSVLFAVLLPLYLWVAHRYIGDF, from the coding sequence ATGCAGGCAGCCCTGGTGACGATGGGCATCATCTATCTATTTGCGGTTCTGGGGTTTTGGGCGAAAAGGCGTTTTAAAGAGCGTTTTCATGAAGCAACACTGACGCTGGTTGTGGTCTATCTTCTGCACCCATTTTTGGCGTTTTGGGGGCTGACACGTCAAAGTCTTTCCTACGAATCTTTTTCGTTGCCAGTTATCTATTTTGTGATCATCACAGTGGTCTCTTTTCTCTCGCTTGGGCTTGGCAAGATATACCTTCAAGACCCTAAAGATCAATCCATTCTCGCAGTTAATTCGGTGGCTGGAAATGTGGCAAATATTGGGATTCCATTGGTCTTGGCTGTGCTTGGAGAAGAGGGGGTCTATCACGCCAGTCTCTTGACGATCGCGAATATCTTCTATCTTTATACTTTTGGCGTATTCTTTTATTCTAGAGGAAGCTTTTCTCTCAAAGAATCTTTTTTTAATATCTTCAAGCTCCCCGTGATTTGGGCTTCTATGGCGGCAATTTTTGTCAACTATTTTGAGTTACCCATTCCCTCATCGGCTCAAGCGCCTTTACAGATGGGCGCTTATGCGGGACTCGTGATTCAACTTATTTTATTTGGGGCGTATTTGTGCCGTATCGACTTTCAACAAACAAATCAGCAGCTTCTTTGGATGAGCACGGGAATTAAAACATTTGTTTTGCCATTGGCAAGTTGTTTTATTATTGTACTCTTGCCCCTTTCTCCTGTGGCCAAAGTGGTGCTTTTTTTAGAATTAGCGGTTCCGATGGCGGTCAATAATGTGAATCTAGCCTCTTTGTATGATTGCAAGCCCAAACAGGTGGCTATTGGGGTTTTGGCAAGTTCGGTTCTTTTTGCGGTATTGCTACCCCTCTACCTTTGGGTGGCGCATCGTTATATCGGGGATTTTTAG
- the ilvN gene encoding acetolactate synthase small subunit, whose translation METRRIISVTVINEHGVLSRISGLFAGRGYNIESLTVAPLPESDLSKITISTYGDERVLEQIIKQLHKLIPVLTVVEHNEMVEKEMAMVKLPLETNLAELEALCRAYHGEITSTNDKYVIVMATDNPTRITHFLHAIKRFHPKDMIRSGVVAMERL comes from the coding sequence ATGGAAACTAGAAGAATTATCTCCGTCACCGTCATCAACGAACACGGCGTCCTCTCTAGGATTTCTGGGCTTTTCGCAGGTCGGGGCTACAACATCGAATCACTCACCGTGGCACCCCTGCCTGAGAGCGATCTCTCCAAAATCACCATCTCCACTTATGGGGATGAGCGTGTTTTGGAGCAGATTATCAAACAGCTTCATAAGCTCATCCCCGTTCTCACGGTCGTGGAACACAACGAGATGGTTGAGAAGGAGATGGCCATGGTCAAGCTCCCTCTAGAGACCAATCTGGCCGAGCTTGAAGCCCTTTGTCGCGCCTATCACGGGGAGATCACCAGCACCAATGACAAGTATGTCATCGTCATGGCCACGGATAACCCCACGCGCATCACCCACTTCCTCCACGCCATCAAGCGATTTCATCCTAAAGATATGATTCGTAGCGGCGTGGTCGCAATGGAACGCCTCTAA
- a CDS encoding acetolactate synthase large subunit, with the protein MRLSGSEMVIEAFKNEGVKVVFGYPGGAIMNVYDEIYKQNYFKHILTRHEQAAIHAADGYARATGEVGVSIITSGPGFTNAVTGIATAYMDSVPMVILSGQVPITLIGTDAFQEIDAVGISRPCTKHNYLVKDISELPRILKEAFYIARSGRPGPVHVDLPKDISATMGEFFYPEEIKLKTYKPTYRGNARQIKKAAESIKHAKKPLLYVGGGVIASEASGLLRELSHTTSIPVVETLMARGSMEHNDPLLLGMVGMHGTYAANMAMSESDLIVALGARFDDRVTGKLSEFAKYAEIIHIDIDPSSIGKIVKINYPIVGDISEVLKELLPLLKDINPQATQSWLTQLDRYKALHPLKYEDSNLSIKPQWVIERIGELLGDQANITTDVGQHQMWSAQFYPFTRPRQFMTSGGLGTMGFGFPAAMGVKMGSPEKVSINITGDGSILMNIQELMTAVEKQIPVINVILNNNYLGMVRQWQTFFYDKRYSETDLSCQPDFVKLAESFGGVGFRCETKAEFDTALLKAVELGRVTMIDVKVDRLENVLPMVPSGGSLFNMMLEYKD; encoded by the coding sequence ATGAGACTGAGCGGCTCGGAAATGGTCATCGAAGCCTTTAAGAATGAGGGCGTCAAAGTCGTTTTCGGTTATCCAGGCGGTGCGATCATGAATGTTTATGATGAAATTTATAAACAAAATTACTTCAAGCATATCCTGACGCGCCACGAACAGGCCGCCATCCACGCAGCGGATGGCTACGCCCGAGCTACGGGTGAAGTGGGCGTCTCCATTATCACCAGCGGCCCTGGATTCACCAATGCGGTGACGGGAATTGCCACGGCTTACATGGATTCGGTTCCGATGGTCATCCTAAGCGGTCAAGTCCCCATCACTCTCATCGGAACGGATGCATTTCAAGAGATTGACGCGGTGGGAATCTCTCGCCCCTGTACAAAACACAACTATTTAGTCAAAGATATCTCTGAATTGCCCCGAATTCTCAAAGAGGCCTTTTATATCGCCAGAAGCGGACGACCTGGACCCGTTCATGTGGACTTGCCTAAAGATATTAGCGCCACCATGGGAGAGTTTTTCTACCCTGAAGAGATCAAACTCAAAACCTATAAACCCACCTATCGCGGGAACGCTAGACAGATCAAAAAAGCAGCCGAATCGATCAAGCATGCCAAAAAGCCTCTTCTTTATGTCGGCGGAGGCGTGATTGCTTCGGAAGCCTCAGGACTTTTAAGGGAGCTTTCGCACACCACCTCTATTCCCGTAGTGGAAACCTTGATGGCGCGTGGTTCCATGGAGCACAACGATCCTCTTTTGCTTGGCATGGTAGGGATGCATGGGACCTATGCCGCCAATATGGCCATGAGCGAATCAGATCTCATCGTCGCGCTTGGTGCGCGCTTTGATGACCGCGTCACAGGGAAGCTCAGCGAGTTTGCCAAATACGCTGAGATCATCCATATCGATATTGACCCAAGCAGCATTGGGAAGATTGTCAAGATCAACTACCCCATCGTAGGCGACATCTCCGAAGTCCTTAAAGAGCTCTTGCCCCTTTTGAAGGATATCAATCCCCAAGCCACCCAATCGTGGCTCACGCAGTTGGATCGATACAAAGCGCTCCACCCTCTAAAATATGAGGATTCTAATCTCTCCATCAAGCCCCAATGGGTCATTGAGCGAATCGGTGAACTTTTGGGTGATCAGGCCAACATCACCACCGATGTAGGTCAACACCAAATGTGGAGTGCTCAATTCTACCCTTTCACTCGCCCTAGACAATTCATGACTAGCGGCGGCTTGGGCACGATGGGCTTTGGATTTCCTGCGGCGATGGGCGTAAAGATGGGCTCACCTGAGAAGGTCTCCATCAATATCACGGGCGATGGTTCGATTCTTATGAATATTCAAGAACTCATGACCGCTGTGGAGAAGCAAATCCCTGTCATCAATGTCATCTTGAACAACAACTACCTAGGCATGGTGCGACAGTGGCAGACTTTCTTCTATGACAAACGCTACTCCGAAACGGATCTCTCTTGCCAGCCCGATTTCGTCAAGCTTGCCGAATCTTTTGGCGGAGTGGGGTTTAGATGTGAGACCAAAGCGGAGTTTGACACTGCCCTTTTAAAGGCCGTTGAGCTTGGACGCGTCACGATGATTGATGTGAAAGTCGATCGCTTAGAGAATGTTTTGCCAATGGTTCCTAGTGGCGGGTCGCTCTTTAATATGATGCTTGAGTATAAGGATTAA
- the lpxD gene encoding UDP-3-O-(3-hydroxymyristoyl)glucosamine N-acyltransferase — protein sequence MKLSLIAQFLELPLPSIEKEIVGISSLEGATPDEISFVEQDRYASSLKESRAGAVLIRASLLSLVPQGCTPLVSAHPYLDMARLSKLFAKPPLGLNAQEPQIAPSAQIAPSATIGKGAVIGERTIVMAGAVIGEGVCLGEDCLIYPNVVIYRDTQIGNRVFIHAGSVIGSDGFGYAHTERGEHIKIHHNGIVVIEDDVELGANNCIDRAVFGETRIKRGTKIDNLVQIAHNCVLGEHSIVVSQVGLAGSTTTGRNVIFGGQSATSGHLHVGDFATIAARGGVSKSIEGKKTYAGFPLMEHKEWLKLQASLKHQLKKSQ from the coding sequence GTGAAGCTCTCCTTGATTGCCCAATTTTTAGAACTCCCTCTCCCCTCCATCGAGAAAGAGATTGTCGGAATCTCCTCCCTAGAGGGGGCGACCCCCGATGAGATCAGTTTTGTGGAGCAGGATCGCTATGCCTCTTCCCTAAAAGAGAGTCGCGCAGGAGCGGTGCTCATCCGAGCCTCGCTCCTCTCCTTGGTCCCCCAAGGGTGCACCCCGCTAGTGAGCGCCCATCCCTATTTGGATATGGCTCGGCTCTCCAAACTTTTTGCCAAGCCTCCTTTGGGGCTCAACGCCCAAGAGCCCCAGATTGCCCCCAGTGCCCAGATTGCCCCTAGCGCGACGATTGGCAAGGGAGCGGTGATTGGTGAGCGCACGATTGTGATGGCAGGAGCGGTGATTGGTGAAGGGGTGTGCCTTGGAGAGGATTGTCTCATCTACCCCAATGTGGTCATCTATCGCGACACACAAATTGGGAATCGTGTCTTTATCCATGCAGGCAGCGTCATTGGGAGCGATGGCTTTGGCTATGCCCACACCGAGCGGGGAGAGCATATCAAAATCCATCACAATGGGATCGTGGTGATAGAAGATGATGTGGAGCTCGGAGCGAACAACTGCATCGATCGAGCCGTCTTTGGGGAGACCCGAATCAAGCGCGGAACCAAGATCGATAATCTCGTTCAAATCGCTCACAACTGCGTGCTAGGGGAGCATTCAATCGTAGTCTCCCAAGTGGGACTCGCTGGCTCCACCACCACAGGAAGAAACGTGATCTTTGGAGGCCAAAGCGCCACCTCAGGACACCTCCATGTGGGTGATTTCGCCACGATTGCTGCTCGCGGAGGTGTCTCGAAAAGCATCGAAGGAAAGAAGACTTACGCGGGTTTTCCCCTCATGGAGCACAAGGAGTGGCTTAAGCTTCAAGCCTCACTCAAACACCAACTAAAGAAGTCTCAATGA
- a CDS encoding phosphate signaling complex PhoU family protein, protein MADFIPMNFTKVALNMDSQSFEQHKKALQAKIVELSGSIVSHYVELVSALEEVDGERLKRLGEQSGAIKQMADDLDSIIISAIPEIELLPENLHRMIAFLKISNKLAKAYDIAKKFGKRVSPMLDKDFAGLKIYKDMLELARSSLKTLEIAHQVCLNEGVFDLDTTLSRAIAEESRSDDLFSMIHKDIIISNYKEEVYVKASIELFNAGRRLERAADVALDVVRLVCYIRTGKEG, encoded by the coding sequence ATGGCAGACTTTATCCCCATGAATTTTACGAAGGTAGCCTTGAACATGGATAGCCAATCTTTTGAACAGCACAAGAAGGCGTTGCAAGCCAAAATCGTCGAGCTAAGCGGCTCAATCGTCTCTCACTATGTCGAATTGGTGAGCGCACTAGAAGAGGTTGATGGCGAGCGCCTCAAGCGTCTAGGCGAACAGAGCGGAGCGATCAAGCAGATGGCGGATGATCTTGATTCGATCATTATTTCGGCTATCCCTGAAATTGAGCTCCTTCCTGAGAATCTCCACCGTATGATTGCTTTTTTGAAAATCTCTAACAAGCTTGCCAAGGCCTATGATATTGCCAAAAAATTTGGCAAACGCGTCTCTCCGATGCTGGATAAGGATTTTGCGGGACTTAAAATCTACAAAGATATGCTAGAGCTTGCTAGGAGTTCCCTGAAAACGCTAGAGATCGCCCATCAAGTCTGCCTCAATGAAGGGGTTTTTGATCTAGACACCACTCTCTCAAGGGCGATTGCAGAGGAGAGCCGAAGCGATGATCTTTTCTCGATGATCCACAAAGATATCATCATCAGCAACTACAAAGAGGAGGTCTATGTCAAGGCCTCTATCGAGCTTTTTAATGCAGGAAGACGCTTGGAGCGAGCGGCGGATGTGGCGCTAGATGTTGTGAGGCTGGTCTGCTATATTCGTACAGGCAAAGAGGGCTGA
- a CDS encoding FtsK/SpoIIIE family DNA translocase translates to MGLVGSYGTTFAKINIHYFGYIAHLYLLALLYPLYRLYQESTLSLRRFELILASLLFFACLLVLQALFAEPLFRGKIGIIVLEALRPLIGLFGVWILILTALFLSLVILFDKSTDEIYHAIASRIASFWSALGALLSVKKKVTPKENQAQEAKGQNPPKSAPLNESNPPLSDLERYLGLPQNSPSKPKNEERGDDYATLSSEESLPSEDNYAKLVRLVKNPSKEQGESLKPSSSAKIVEASTHMRPSRISTPTPSTPAPLAPPLEPKLKPESPLEESPSLAKAEEPWVAPTPIALETKGVDSPVIIKELEENIALLRSLEFGDSQKPKDFKLPRFEFLQKPKEQRIEVDEAEIDRKIQDLLGKLRMFKIEGDIARTYSGPIVTTFEFRPSPNVKVSRILTLEDDLAMALKAKTIRIQAPVPGKDVVGIEIPNSTVETIYLREVLESELFQKSASPLTLALGKDIVGKPFITDLKKLPHLLIAGTTGSGKSVGINAMILSLLYKNSPDNLKLIMIDPKMLEFSIYNDIPHLLTPVITQPKKAIAALSNTVAEMERRYEAMSKAKTKNIENYNEKAQKEGFAPFPYIVVIIDELADLMMTGGKEVEYSIARLAQMARASGIHLIVATQRPSVDIVTGLIKANLPSRISYKVGQKIDSKVILDSFGAESLLGRGDMLFTPPGSSGLVRLHAPWSTEEEIEEIVEYLKSQRTAEYDESFLSEEEDSSSFSKSSMGMDEGGGDDLYEEAKRVILSDKKTSISYIQRRLGIGYNKAATLIEQMEKRGFLSPPNSKGNREILGS, encoded by the coding sequence ATGGGTCTTGTGGGAAGCTATGGGACGACGTTTGCCAAGATCAACATTCACTATTTTGGGTATATCGCTCACCTCTATTTGCTAGCGCTCCTCTATCCTCTCTATCGCCTCTACCAAGAGAGCACCCTCTCCTTGCGGCGCTTTGAGCTCATTCTTGCGAGCCTCCTCTTTTTTGCTTGCCTTTTGGTTTTGCAGGCCCTCTTTGCCGAACCCCTCTTTAGGGGTAAAATCGGCATCATTGTGCTAGAGGCGCTTCGTCCCCTCATTGGTCTTTTTGGAGTTTGGATTCTCATCCTCACCGCTCTTTTCCTCTCGCTAGTGATTCTCTTTGACAAAAGCACCGATGAGATCTACCATGCGATTGCCTCCCGCATCGCCTCTTTTTGGAGTGCTCTTGGTGCACTTTTAAGCGTTAAAAAAAAAGTGACCCCCAAGGAGAATCAAGCCCAAGAAGCAAAGGGTCAAAACCCCCCAAAGAGCGCTCCTTTAAACGAGTCAAATCCTCCTCTAAGCGACCTTGAGCGCTATCTTGGACTGCCCCAAAATTCCCCCAGTAAACCCAAAAATGAAGAGAGAGGCGATGACTACGCCACACTCTCTTCAGAAGAATCGCTTCCAAGCGAAGACAACTACGCCAAGCTTGTCCGTCTCGTCAAAAACCCCTCCAAAGAGCAGGGCGAGAGCCTAAAACCCAGCAGTAGCGCCAAAATTGTCGAAGCCTCGACTCATATGCGCCCTTCGCGTATCTCCACGCCCACTCCAAGCACTCCTGCACCCCTTGCCCCCCCGTTGGAGCCAAAGCTCAAGCCCGAATCCCCCCTCGAAGAATCACCCTCTTTAGCTAAAGCAGAGGAGCCTTGGGTCGCCCCCACCCCGATCGCCTTGGAGACCAAAGGCGTGGATTCTCCTGTGATCATTAAAGAGCTGGAGGAGAATATCGCTCTTTTGCGCTCGCTGGAGTTTGGCGATTCTCAAAAGCCCAAAGATTTCAAGCTCCCTCGGTTTGAGTTCCTCCAAAAGCCTAAAGAGCAGAGAATCGAGGTGGATGAGGCTGAGATTGATCGCAAAATTCAAGATCTACTCGGCAAGCTTCGGATGTTCAAAATTGAGGGCGATATCGCTCGCACCTACTCAGGCCCCATCGTCACCACCTTTGAGTTTCGCCCCTCGCCCAATGTCAAAGTCTCGCGGATTCTCACCCTTGAAGATGACCTTGCCATGGCGCTTAAGGCCAAAACGATTCGTATCCAAGCTCCTGTGCCGGGCAAGGATGTCGTGGGAATTGAGATTCCTAATAGCACGGTGGAGACCATCTATTTGCGCGAAGTGCTAGAGAGTGAGCTCTTTCAAAAATCCGCCTCGCCCCTCACGCTCGCCCTTGGCAAAGATATCGTGGGCAAGCCCTTCATCACGGATCTCAAAAAGCTTCCTCACCTGCTCATCGCAGGCACCACAGGGAGTGGCAAGAGCGTAGGAATCAATGCGATGATTCTCTCGCTCCTCTACAAAAACTCTCCCGATAATCTCAAACTCATCATGATTGACCCCAAAATGCTGGAGTTCTCTATCTATAACGACATTCCCCACCTCCTTACTCCTGTGATCACCCAGCCCAAAAAGGCAATTGCAGCCCTCTCTAACACGGTCGCTGAGATGGAGAGACGCTACGAGGCAATGAGCAAGGCCAAGACTAAAAATATCGAAAACTACAACGAAAAAGCCCAAAAGGAGGGCTTTGCTCCTTTCCCCTATATCGTGGTGATCATCGATGAGTTGGCGGATTTGATGATGACGGGTGGCAAAGAAGTCGAATACTCCATCGCTCGTCTCGCCCAGATGGCACGCGCTAGCGGAATCCACCTCATTGTTGCCACTCAGCGCCCCAGCGTGGATATTGTCACGGGGCTTATTAAGGCCAATCTCCCCTCTCGAATCAGCTACAAAGTAGGTCAAAAGATTGATTCCAAGGTGATTCTAGATAGCTTTGGCGCCGAATCGCTTCTCGGGCGAGGGGATATGCTCTTCACTCCTCCTGGTTCTAGTGGTTTAGTGCGCTTGCACGCTCCTTGGAGCACCGAAGAGGAGATTGAAGAGATTGTCGAGTATCTCAAATCCCAACGCACGGCCGAATATGATGAGAGCTTTTTGAGTGAAGAGGAGGATTCTTCTAGCTTTAGCAAGTCCTCCATGGGAATGGATGAGGGGGGCGGGGATGATCTTTATGAAGAGGCTAAAAGAGTCATTTTGAGCGACAAAAAGACCTCCATCAGCTACATCCAGCGCCGCCTAGGAATCGGCTACAACAAAGCCGCCACTCTCATTGAGCAGATGGAGAAGCGAGGATTCCTCTCTCCTCCCAACAGCAAGGGGAATCGAGAGATTCTAGGAAGCTAG